Below is a window of Anabas testudineus chromosome 10, fAnaTes1.2, whole genome shotgun sequence DNA.
AAACCCTTGATTCTTGCTATttacttctttgtttttcctgtgtccTCTACATTTATCTGCTCACTTGATAAATGTCCGGTTATATTGTCCTCTTAATCACCCACATTGTTCCACAGGGAACAGCAGTTGCATTAATTAATATATGTGGATGACACTTTAAAAGTCAAACTGAGTAAATAGTGAATGGGGAAAAACAGTGCTTTCATCCCTAGGGGAattcttgtcttttatttaattttatacacACTGAAGGTTACTAATCGCTCTTTAATTATAAAACTGGACAGATACTGTCTTTATACCTCTGGTGTATAACCAAAGTCAGGAGTGTCATTactaactgtgtctgttttatgtgTCCTAGGCCAGGTCTCTGCACGTGCCTTTGCCTTCGCCTTCATTGCAGACACATGCGTGGTGGGCTTTCTGCTGGTGTccgccttcttcttcttccacctctTCCTGCTGTTTCGGGGACAGACCACCAGGGAGTGGTACTCATCCCGCCGGCCCTACAACCTGGGACTCCAGGGCAACCTGCGTCACACTCTGGGCATTCGCTGGTATCTCTGCTGGCTCTGCCCACTCATCACATCACCTCTGCCTGGAGATGGGATAAACTTCCAGGTCACAGGATCCCTGGAACCTTCCCGGTAACAGCTGAAAATCTGAACATTAACAGGCTGCACATCTTTACTCTAGTAGTGGTGATGGGGATTGTTACTGGGGAGCAGCAGCTGGGAAGGTCACCTCAGTTCAAGAAGAGGTAGCTTGGGTTAGGAAGAAGTTAGAACAGTGTGTGGTTGCTAAAGATGTTGCCGGGTCAAACTCTGTACCAGTCTCTTCTCTGTAGCCCCTGTGCTGGGGCAAAGAAATTGTGGGTCTGCTGTGAAAAGATGCACAGACTTTCACCGACAGATAGTCGGTACACTCAATGAGGCTGGCCTCAGAATATTAACACAGAAATTAGCAGTGTTACTTTGGCAACCTGAGTGCTGAAAACATATGTAAACAACACTTGAAACAAGAATGTATTTTGTTGACCATGAAAAATGTATAAACCCTAATTAACAAGCACTCACATTTGCTGACTATGACTCTTGGGAAGTCGGTGTGTTGGAATTTCTGACTACTTAACTCTCACGCTTAATCTGCCTAAATTTGGCGTGCACTGTTCGTAAACATACAATAGGATTATAAAAATCACAGCCATTACACTGGATTTTGCCAGTGAGACggtaaaacacaaataagggGTTCACAGTGATGTCTGAACGCCTAGTGTTCCTGTTTACAGACTAATGTAAAGTTATTTGGTGTATACAGTATTAAGAAACCTACCTATAGATGTCACGTGACTCTTCCTCCATGTTTCAGTGAGGGACTACTACAAACCAAAATTAAACCTAAGTATATAACATGACGTCTGCTAGAGCAAAGCTGTCTCTCATCTTTTGCCATCAGTATACAGGTTAGTATACAAATTGACACAATACATTTGAAATGCTTCTTTCACAGTTTTtcctaaatatatatatttgaattgtgatgtgttcaggtgcctgtttgttttgattatattttatttggtcTTATGTACTCTGGATTATGGACGCTGCTAACATGTTGATGGCGTCTGAACTTCCATTACCTcatcttctttcctcttcctctgcgTTATGTGATTTTCTCTTTGCCTTAAATTAGAGTGAAATCTTTCAAGCCTTTCTTTTAGACAACAGATTGCACCACAATCAAAACAGTTTAcatgttgttgctttttattctaaatatatatgtcagctttcttccttttctttgttttgtacTATTTGGGTCACATCATTTgatgtgtttctgctttttgaAATCGCTTAAATAAATTTCATGAAGGGAcactctggaaaaaaaagttgtattgttgtaataattataattaaaacatgaaatttgggttttaaaatgtgtgttctgATTTAGTAATGATCACTGACTATTAAAAGAGCCCTATATGTCTATAATAGAGAGGTGAGGAGGCTACTCTCAAACTAGCAGTAAACGATATAAGTGTGATTATATTTAGACCAATACAGATTTTGGGACCATCCTCAGATATATTAATAGATGAATATGTTTGTTTCTTACCTGTTTATAAAcacatgtttgtcttgtgttaTTACAGCCGTTAGTTTCTAAACCCAGCTAGCTGCTGCTAACTGCTGCTAACTGCCAGGTGCACAGTAACCTGCGGGCTTCCCGAGCGTGACAGGGCAGGTTGTTACACACAGTTCAACTAGCTGCTAGAATCatattagtttgtgtttaatttctaaaattattgtatttaatttctaAATACGCATCAATAGCATGAGCTATTTGTCGGAGCAGTATAGTAACTTTTACtaaagctaacattagctagccAGCTAGCGTTACCCGTTAACCACTTAGTGgtaatgttagctaactaacGGTAGTATTTAGCTAGTCAGTGAAAATGTAGCGTTAGCTAATTAAAGGATATCTGTGTCTTAAAAGGCTCAGACCTTGTCTTCTATAAAGCCGTGTTAATGTGTGCAACTCTTGGAATATATTAGCTTTAGCTAGCCAAAaatgtcatattaataataatattttaatgtattggCATTATTGGCCGGCTGTAGGTCAGTCACAGTGAGTTAGCTATGCTAATTAGCAATACCTTACACTTTTACTAATGTTATACTTGATGGTTGCAGCATTATCCATATTACAAATTTTAAGTTAATGCTGACTGCTGCAGAGTCGAAATCACGCTGAGGGTGAGTTATCTGATGATCTTAGTCTGAGAAAGCATTAATATTGGTTTCTTCAGAAAAAGGCTGTTGCCTGTTGTTAAAAGAAGCATGCACTAGGTTGTTCCACCATGAAACAtgaattaaattgtgttttatgtggTATTACAGCTTTATAAAGAAGTGAACATTTTCTCTGGATGTGTCCTACAAGCTGTGCATCACCCCTGATGGTGGATCATATGTTGATctgaagcaggaggagggaggaataaACCCTCAGGATGGAcgacacagaagaaaacatgtgAGTGATGTTCACTGTAGGAACCTACATCTAAAATCTTTACAAGTTTACTTAGCAGCAATTTATGTAACTTTATCTCtgctgtgcttttgtgtgtgtgtgtgtgtgtgtgtaggacacTGAAGGAGATGCTTGAGGTTATAGCTGAGCTGGAATACAGCCAGAATCAGCTAAAGGACCTGAATGCTGAGATGAGACAATGGCTGGATGTTGCAGATGATGATATGGCAGCACTGCGCTCAGAGAATGCTGTCCtcaaaacacaagtgaaaacGTAACTAGTTACACatgactgtctgactgtcaaACCTTTCGCCGCAGTCCTCTTTTATGTTGATTATCTGTAATTGTGTTTGATCTCTATGCTGCCTTGAACACAGTGAGTGTGTGGACAGTAACTACATAACTGttcctatttttttctttgttgttctgtgctttcttttcttggtttgtggttttaaatCAGTGTCTTAACACTTTGGTTATTCAGGaccttgtgtttgtgtgtctgtcagccTGGAGAAGACCATCAGTGCAGCACAGCAGATTGAAGCAGAGCCCTGTGGCTCCCACCTGTCAAATGATCTGGATGTGCAGAAATGCAGTGGTATAAAGATTCATAGGTTGGTGAGTAGCCAAAATCAATATTGTGTTACGGTGTAAAAAGATATTTTGTGGATATGATGCTGCCTTTATTGTTGATCATGTCTAACAGTGAATTAAGTTTAGAAAAAAACCCTTCATGCTGTTGAGTTTTtgtgcaggaggaggaagcCACCATGATGAAGGAACAAAATAAGAAACTGAATGCAGAGGTATTATGTTATTCATCTTTCACACAACAACCTTAATCTGTATTATACTGGAGCACTGGGCCAAAGTATTCTGTGATCCCATTTAATTTCAGTAGGAATTGTGCTGATGGCTTTTGACTTTGTTATCAGCTTTTCATGTTGTGGATAGAGGTGGTGCATAAATTAGACAACTATttccacatttaaatgtaattctgaCCTTTTCAGCTCAAGAGCCTCCATCaagagagagaacaggacaAGAGTAATTTAAGCAAGTTCAAGGTTGCAATCCAAACTCTGGAGGTAACACCAGGAATTAAAACTTGGAGATGTATAGTTTTCCATACAACCAGCTCCCGTTAGTTTCTTAAAACCATCAACTAGGTCCTGATTGTTAATTCAATGTGTTTCTTTCAGAAAGGAATGGGGGAGGCTGACATCTGGCTGCAGGATAAGGATGATGTTATTCATCAGGTAGAAACAGTGACAACAGCACTAAGCAGTGACTTaacaactaataataattaatataaattattaaatttaaatttgatgtTCAGAGTGATAATATTTATGGTTCTGTATCTTTTCGCAGAAAAACTTGAAGTTAAAGTACTTAGAGGAAACCATAGAAGAATGTTCCAATTTCATAACAGTaaggttttaatttattaatgctGATTTTTAGTAAGAATGTACACATTGCATTCTTGtaaaattactattactattgcAGTCATATGATGTTCTAATGCATTATAGAACAGACTGTAAATGTACAGGTTTAAAGTTGACCAATGCCAGATGTAACTACACAAATAACTATGCATGTcatgataaataaatgcaggaaaccatgaaattaaacagtccacatactttttcatgccactgtaTTTTGTTGTCGCATCGTGTTTCTCTGCCCCAGGAACTGAGGCTGACGAATCAAGAGCTGAGGAAACAGTTGGAGGACAGACAGGATGAGGCTGCATTGTAATACACCAAATACTCTTACTGTTTATGAATACCATGACATAGACTGAACCACATGTTTACATCCACACTAAAATGTGTGCCTGGTGTTGGTTTGCAGCTTTTCTATGAATGACCAAATCGGACAGAGGGAAGGATTGCCCAGTCCCGTTCTGTCCTTTGCAGAGGAAATCAAGCTGCTGGCCTCCTCGACTAAAGTGAAAACCAGCACACCACAGTACAAACATCTAAGACATGTATGAACTCCCTCTGAGTCGTGTTTACACTGTTGATTCTTTTAAATTATACCATACATATTAACCCGTTGATTTTCCTGTACTTTTATAGGTGACtatgatagtgtgtgtgtgtgtgtgtgtgtgtgtgtcactacAGAGTGTGTCAGACAGCAGTGAGATGACTGTAGACTTTGACAGATTAGTGGTACTGTGTTTTCAGGGAGAAACTGATGGTGAGGAGCTGCTGAAATCTCCAAGTCTCACGACCAAAAGGTACTTCAATTTCATTAGAAAGTAGTTTTGGGCCCTAAGAGGGAGCATTTCGGTGTTGGTGCTGTGATAATATTTCTGATTCATATAAGCCTCCttgtaacattaaaaccattCATTGCTCAGTGTGCAGTGATTTTATTATGGTTACAACTGCTGAATCAAACAACTCCAGAGAAAACAGTGATTTGTCTAAATGCatcttgtttttaatgaatttgtGACGCTCAGAGTTGTAATCATCACTTTTCTTTGGTAAAAACCACAGTAATAACAAGATTTGTCATGAAAACTATTTAATTTTTGTCCAAACTGTATCTTTTAATGAGTGTTAGAAACGTTTCTCCTCCCACAGAACATGCACATATGTTGCTGTCTGAATACCTTCTCCTGGTAACCCCTAACCAGTTAGGACACCTCTGGAGAGCTCTTACATTTTGGTGGAGATGATTTCCTTATTTAGGAACATGACATGTTGAGTGACATACTCTAGTGTGTCACTCTGTGAAGCTTTGACCAGCTTCCTATTCAGAGATGCTCGATAAATATGACTAAAGACTTTAGCATGTACAAAAGGAAGAAAGTGTAGGAACATTATATTCTTTTCTGGAACATGCATGATGatcacacagtttttctcttctttttccctccCTTGTTGTCGTCCCCCTGGTTTCTCCATTGTTGAAGGTGTGCAGGTACCTTGAAGACAGCCGTCCATAAAGTTGGAATATTTATACTGtgcattttcctttttgctgttttggGCTTTGTGACTTCTGGAATCTGTGCAACAAAATACGACTTGTTTTCCATCAACACCTTGTGGAGAAGTGCACGTCTGATGTTACAGCCTTACTGCAGAGTGCACTATGGTGCCTTACCCCCTATGTGATCTTAATACTCCTAGTTATGAATGTGTCCATTCACATCTCTGATTGTTAGTTGTTTATTGTAGTTGAACACAGCACACAATAAAAGCTTTATTGAAGAGATTCTCGTTTGTTCAAACACTTTTTAGTAAAAAGTCTATGacaaaaaatgcagaaaagacatttgacacattaaaacatgaaaattatATTCAGATTAATTTTCTATATTTACCCAAAGACAATTGTCAAACACAGCTCCAACTGTGGTTGCACCtactttgaatttaaaaaaactattaattcacattttagaaaaggTCTGTCCTGTTTGCAGCTACATATCAGActtgaactgaaacaaaaatgtttcattaagaTGCACAATCtaattcatttcaaataaattcaaagtCAATATATCTGTTTTAAGAATTCTTCTTCATCTGTCGTGATTTACAACTTAAGTAAAATAAGTTTAAACTTCAATAATCATTAatttaacagaaacacataataacctttattattattattattattactataagGAGGTTTGGCCAAGACATTTATTGGAGAattatacatattattaataaactTATTAGTTGGTGTAAAAGCCATGCTTGCAATGAATCGTTGGCAGAGTAAAACACTCACATTGTGGACGCTCATATATTTGCACTAagtcatttctttaatttatcgGATCAGTTTGTTGAACACTGGCGGATCAAACGTGACATTTTAGAGCCACCAGCTCCGCACTTCCTGGTTGGTCGTGTGTCATGACGTCACTGCTCCCAAGGCTTAGGAACTAACATCTTCCCCTGGAAAACACCCCTATTCCCAAAATCATAAAGGGAGGACCCGATCTAGGGCAGGAAGGATGCGATGACGGCGTGAAACGATTCATGTTTTCACGTCGGGTGCCTCGACTCAACATGTCTGCTGGAAACTGAAGCCTGTGGATGCTGACATGCTGATGGCAGCACTCACATCTCCAACATCCTCCTGCACCGTGGATGGAGATTAAAGCCAGAAGAGCTGAAAGACggtaaagcagaaaaaaaataaaaaccagagcAACAGGCCAGTTGAATCCAGTCTGTGACGAGAGGACCgggctgtgtgtgagaggagtCTCGGGGGCGGCGGCGGCGACATGTTCTGAACCGGagagcggcggcggcggcggcgggaTGAAGGCGCCGAGGAGACCGAGGCAGCCGCGGCGACTCCGCCGGTTCTGCGTGTGTGGAGTCGGTCTGATCGCAGCCGCCTGGATCGTCCACTTTAGTGATGTTGCAGGTGCTtgaaattatattaaactattatGATGTCAGATTTTAAATTAATCAGTTGTTGTGTTATTTAGCCTTTAATTATGAACATTATCATTATGTAAATATTCGTTTTTAATACTCATACTGTTAATAATACTATATAGTACCAACACAATAATCTACAGTGCAATAACTTAAAGTAGTGTTATTagtagtagtgtgtgtgtttatatgacactttctcttttttaaatccCCAAGGACCCACTGTGGATGGTGGCATTTCCATGTCCAAGAGAGAAATCATTCAGAAAAAAGAAGACACCAACCAGACGGACAGTATTTCTAGATCTGGTGAGACAGCTTATGACTTGTTTATGATTAAGGAAGAGTTTTGtcatgtaaaacaaatgcagacagtcacatgtgaacatgttaagttgtaaagagtttttttttttttttttgtagccgTCCTAAATTAAAGTTTGGGCTTGGATATTCATGCATTgatatatgtacagtaactgtACCAGTGTGTGCAGAGACAGTGTGAGAGTATGCTGCTCCAGCTCTATTAATGTGCTTCATCTAAGTCTGTCTCCTCCATCCATTGATCCATCTCTCCAGTTCATctcattcttcatttattcAAACTCTGCACATCTAGATGTTTAAACACAGTCTTTGAGGGACCCAGTTGCTAGGAAACTGAATGTTGAATTTGCAGTTGGATGCCACGTGCATATAGAGCTGTCCGTCATAATGACCTGATGATGCACTCATCAGCAGGTCTCTCATCACTTGGTTCTGTGTTTGGAAGACAAACAGTGACTGAATCTGATGCTTTGATATTGAGATGAAGAGAttttgtagtaaaaaaaaacgtATTGCCTCAGGAAAATACAGTGCAGATTATCTTCAAGACCTGAAAGttattttcttcaaattaaacatatttttataaagAGCATCATCCTGCTCTTGGTGATGAAATATATCGTTTGATCTTGGTCTACATGTGATGCATCTTAGCCTCTAAATGCACGGTATTTTCCTGTGCATGGTCTCATCCAGTCTTatctcatttgtttcattttgccATTTGTGACGTTCATCTTCAGCTGAGATTTTTTAAGTCCTGACCATGTGGGTAAAGCCTCTTGAAATGCAAGTTTCCAGATTAGCCTTTTGCACAGCGTtataataaatgtcttttttttgttgttgtttgggcTTCTGTGCAAGACAGAGTAGTCTGGCAAAATACTCTCTTAGACGTGGACAGAGTTTGACTGTGATGCATTATCTAACTCATCTGAATCAGATCCACCTGAAGGTTTTTTAAGATTTTGAATGAAGTAGGAAAGAGAATCAGTATAAATGTGTGGATGTAGATATTATGAGAGACAAGTGGAGCGATTTTAAAGAACTCAAGAAGAAACTCAATTATAATGGAACTGAAATGGCTTAGTCACATGACCGGGTACTCCACTTTAATGCAATCTGTCTTGGCCCCTGCCTCTGTTGCCATGGGAAACACAACCACATCACCCATCTTGGGTCTCACTCACATTTCACTCTTGCAACACACAAGTGACTGGAGGTGAAGGGTAGAGCCACAAGAGCTTATTGCAAACGATTATTTAAATTGTTGATTCATCTGTTGATTATTTTTCCATTGCagtttttctcatttgcttAAACACGTCTGTCTACTTTGACACTGTTTCTAAAACAGCCGGCTGAAACAGACGACAACTGGCcaaaatcacacattttgttttcagaatgTTCTTAAAATACATTGAAGatattaaaacatcaacaacaacaacaacaacacagctacTGGAAAGAATCGCAATACGATGTGTATCATGATATCACATATATTGGGATAACAGCAACACAGAGGTGGCATCTTTCACAAATGGATACTTAATGAGTGATTGTTGAATGAAGAATTGTGTGCAGGAGGTTGCATAGAGGTGAATTAGAGGTTCAAAATTATGCAAGTAATTTCTAACAGACAAAGCAAGTTTAGCAAACAGATATTAcaaagtgttttacaggaagaagaaaacccTTAATGGCGAGTTAAAATAAGAAGTGTTGACAGAGGGAAAAGAATAATTATgtacattaaacacacaaagttaacGACGCAGAAATAACCTTGACATTTAGTGGGAGTCTGTTCTGAAACCAAGCagcaataaaagagaaagagtcatttcatttttattcagtgttgaCCTTGCTGTGGAGAATTGAGACTCCTCAAAGTCGAAATGTTGCAGATTTTCTGTCtgatttctcatttttttataataaatcctaaaataagacaaaaaaacttTGGCAATTAGATGAAGCACAGTTTTACTTCATGCAACACACTGATATTGCACTTTGTTGTATTTGCTGTTTAGCATCAgctgtttcattcattcttcaCACTGGCTCAGTCACAGCAGTGGGGTTAGCTGCATTATTTTACTACAAGCCATTTTATCCTGTGTAGGTTTTcatttgttgctttattttgaTTGATAATGTTCAAGTTTACTTGATaaagtctttgttttctgtgttaaacaATATCAGATGTTTCAAATGTCATGTGGTGGACCCTCCACTTGAACATTGTTGTTGTCAGGATAAACCTGAACCTGCGTCTCTACATCTCTTCTGCAGCTATCAGTGAGTTTCCTGAAGACATCTTCACTCAGGACCAGAGGAGACAGGGAGCAGTACTGCTTCACGTTCTCTGTGTGAGTATTTGTTCGGGTGCCGAGCCAGAATTCGAAAAGAAAGAAGCTTCAGTTTAGCGCATTAACTCACAAGTACACAGACTGTATAAGTCATGCAGCCTGTGATGGATCTCTTGCATTTTACAGGCTATTTATATGTTTCATGCACTGGCCATCGTGTGCGACGTTTACTTCGTGCCATCTCTGGAAAAAGTATCAGAGGTATGAACTAAAGACATAACTAGTGTggttgaaaatgttgtttttatttctaaattcaTAATTGATGTTTTCTCCATGTGTCCAAGCCTCTTATGAAAGCATCAGatattttttaacctttaaaccCTTTTAAGGATTACACTGAAGTGACTCAATACTTTTTCTTACTGTCAATAAatcctttaacctttaacccgTGTCCTGCAGAACCTTGAGCTCAGTCAGGATGTTGCTGGGGCGACTTTCATGGCTGCTGGGAGCTCGGCCCCCGAGCTCTTCACCTCTTTGATTGGTCAGTATATGACACTTGTCTGATCAGTAACTCTCTCTAATAACTGCTACATCAGCACTCCATTTATCTGCAATCGTAATGGGGGACCATGTTACCTGAGAAGGAACAAGAAAAGTCAACTGAATGTAGTCAGCTGATTAGCATTTGgtagactgaaaacaaagatgatGTTGATTTTGCTGTTTTACTTCCCAGACCTGTAAGAGAGGATGTTTCTGATTGGACAGGAACCAAGTTTATTGGTCATTACTGACGTTAACACTTAGTGACGTGGTGGTTAGATTACAGAGATGATACTGGACccttcatatactgtatttcaagTTGAGCCAGTTATTAGCTGCTATGTATTTGCCAGAAACCCTTAGTTCTAAATCCATGAAGCTTAAGAATATTAAATGCATCTGAAATGATCTCTTTTACTCTCAGAATAAAAAACTGTCTTTTACAAGAGGTGATATTCATGAAATATTCCATAATCAGGAGTTTAGAATAAAGATATCTTCCAGGCCCCTGTGGTTATAAACTGaagatttaatatttctgttcaGAGGAAAGATAAACTACATCTTTGTTTCTACTTTATATCCTTCATGTGTATGGGAGGCAGATATAATCATTCTTTCTGTCACAACACTGTcacatttaattattctttGCTTATGATTTATGACTCtttcctgttgtgtgtttgcaggggTGTTTATCACGAAGGGAGATGTGGGAGTGGGAACCATCGTGGGATCAGCAGTGTTTAACATTCTGGTCATCATTGGCATCTGTGGCATCTTCTCTGGACAGGTACACCCACATAAATACAGGAGCAACTCGCCAGTTATTATTCAGatagatattttttatttgtttgtttcttctttcttctaaCGAAAATACTTTCAGTAACTCGCACAGTCATCACAGGATGAATATGACACATAAGATGAAGTAATAGAAATTAACTTTGTCCATTCTCTCCAGACTATATCTCTGAGCTGGTGGCCTCTGTTTCGTGATGCGGTCTTCTACATCCTGTCCATAGTGGTGCTTATTCTGGTGAGAAGACCTGTGGCATAACTATAAGAACAAAGACAGCAGGGTTATAGACAATCCCCTGAATTGAATTGTTAATTGTCTTTGTATGTACTGAGCAGTGACATGCGAAAAATGCATTGTTTATCCATTACTGTCTGTTATAGTGGAAGAACTACTAGTATATCtttgaagtttatttttattttattttcaggtgatCTATGATGAAAAAGTTGTGTGGTAAGaatcaaacaaaatgttttgactAATCAGCTCCTGTTTGGATATGAGATCAACAACATGTTATGTGCTAATGTGATTACTATGaatctgtgttgttgtgcatgtgtcagGTGGGAGACCATCATCCTGATCTCCATGTATGGCATCTATATAATCATCATGAAGTGAGTGACGTTCTCTTCCTCCCACATTCCCATCCTGTTTGTATCAAGTCACCACGCATGTCTCGCCCACTAAAAGcacaatgtctgtgtttgtgttctgtagATTCAACAAATCACTGTGCAGCCTGGTGGAGCGACACTGCAGCAGGGCAGGACAGCCGTGTCTGAGCAGCTTGCGACGGACGACTGCTGTTGGAACCATTGGAGAATGTGACAACGACATGGTGCCTCTGAAGCCAGGTGCAGGAGCTCTTAGTAcagcttgtgcatgtgtttttcagtCTCTGAGCTGCGTTCAATAGACCTAGTGACACAGTTTAAGCTGTCAGTCAACATCATTTCTGTTCCTCTGTGAATTTGCAACTGGGTTAAATAGAACATTTTtatccctctcttctctttctgtgttgtctttctttctccatctaCCTCCGCTTTACCCAGACTCGTGTGTGGTAGCCGGCCAAGACTCAGGGGTGGTGGCGATGGATGAGCTGCTGAACCTGCACCCCCACCAGCTCTCCTTCTCAGAGGCAAGCTTCCGCCTTCTCATCACCCCGCATTTCACCCCCTTCACCCGCCTGCGCATGGCAGGACGCATGGTCATCAACGAGGTACACTGCACGCTCCCTCGCCATAAACATAACATCAAGTTCCCGTCACGTCGAGTTTTCCGGCCGTGTTTGGTGggtatttaaatgtgcatgtgcagcattttaaacatcagcatgtcaCTGTCGAGTTAATATTGGTAAAATTACTATAAATAGAGTGAAAGCttacatggtgcatttaaaCCAGAACATCTTGGGGGAAAAGAGCTGTCTGCAGATACCTTAAGTTATAGAGTTGAAAGGATGCACCTTTAATAAATAGCCTGAAAGATGAGCAAATGTGTCCTAGCACATCAAACACCATCCGGTTTGCTGTCTAATGCATAACATTATCTCCAAATCTCTGCTGCGTGTGTGCTTGCCATTTCCAGTTCCAAAATTAAAGTATGACTGCCAATGCTGCCTCTGCTCTCTGCCATGCCCTCGATCAACGCTTTCCAAATCCCCTCCGGTTAACGTGTCTGGCTGCCTAATCACTCATCCTGCCAGTTCTCATATTGTTGTTAGTCACAGATGAAGTCATTTCCATAAGCttgctgcagtgtttctcatgtcagtttattttttccccctctaTTCCCTCACTGCATCCTGCCTGCGTCCCTCTccacctgcagagacagaggctgATTCGGTCTCGGGTCGGCCCCGAGGAGGGCGCAACTTCAGGGGAGGAAGGTGTGGGTGCTAGCGGGCcctgggagagagagaacaggacGGTGACAGAAGGAGACAGGCAGAGgctggagggagagagggagaggagtaaagagagagagggggcaccacccaaagaggaagaggaggaggaggaagatcaGGAGGAAGGACAGAAGGAGAACGCCCCCTTCAAACCATTCACCGTGCCAGGTGAGTGGTGAACGAAGGCAGACACTCACACAAAGGCAGAATGGGGCTTTAATCGGCTAATGTTAGAATTCATATTTCTATTGCGTCattgcaaaatataaaataatactacaaaacagaACATATGCAAATAAGAAGAACACATTTGACTCCATCAGATCC
It encodes the following:
- the LOC113161028 gene encoding uncharacterized protein LOC113161028, with the protein product MDDTEENMTLKEMLEVIAELEYSQNQLKDLNAEMRQWLDVADDDMAALRSENAVLKTQVKTLEKTISAAQQIEAEPCGSHLSNDLDVQKCSGIKIHRLEEEATMMKEQNKKLNAELKSLHQEREQDKSNLSKFKVAIQTLEKGMGEADIWLQDKDDVIHQKNLKLKYLEETIEECSNFITELRLTNQELRKQLEDRQDEAAFFSMNDQIGQREGLPSPVLSFAEEIKLLASSTKVKTSTPQYKHLRHGETDGEELLKSPSLTTKRCAGTLKTAVHKVGIFILCIFLFAVLGFVTSGICATKYDLFSINTLWRSARLMLQPYCRVHYGALPPM
- the slc24a6a gene encoding sodium/potassium/calcium exchanger 3 isoform X1 — translated: MKAPRRPRQPRRLRRFCVCGVGLIAAAWIVHFSDVAGPTVDGGISMSKREIIQKKEDTNQTDSISRSAISEFPEDIFTQDQRRQGAVLLHVLCAIYMFHALAIVCDVYFVPSLEKVSENLELSQDVAGATFMAAGSSAPELFTSLIGVFITKGDVGVGTIVGSAVFNILVIIGICGIFSGQTISLSWWPLFRDAVFYILSIVVLILVIYDEKVVWWETIILISMYGIYIIIMKFNKSLCSLVERHCSRAGQPCLSSLRRTTAVGTIGECDNDMVPLKPDSCVVAGQDSGVVAMDELLNLHPHQLSFSEASFRLLITPHFTPFTRLRMAGRMVINERQRLIRSRVGPEEGATSGEEGVGASGPWERENRTVTEGDRQRLEGERERSKEREGAPPKEEEEEEEDQEEGQKENAPFKPFTVPDGWCVRLKWLLSWPVSFLLYFSIPDCNLPRWQRWYLLTFLSSTLWIALFSYLMVWMVTILSYTLGIPDVLMGITFLAAGTSVPDCMASLIVARQGLGDMAVSNSIGSNIFDVLLGLGFPWALRTLIVSYGSVVTINSKGLVYSVILLLASVTLTVLCVHLNRWRLDRRLGLCLMLLYAIFLLCSIGFERL
- the slc24a6a gene encoding sodium/potassium/calcium exchanger 3 isoform X2, with product MKAPRRPRQPRRLRRFCVCGVGLIAAAWIVHFSDVAGPTVDGGISMSKREIIQKKEDTNQTDSISRSAISEFPEDIFTQDQRRQGAVLLHVLCAIYMFHALAIVCDVYFVPSLEKVSENLELSQDVAGATFMAAGSSAPELFTSLIGVFITKGDVGVGTIVGSAVFNILVIIGICGIFSGQTISLSWWPLFRDAVFYILSIVVLILVIYDEKVVWWETIILISMYGIYIIIMKFNKSLCSLVERHCSRAGQPCLSSLRRTTAVGTIGECDNDMVPLKPDSCVVAGQDSGVVAMDELLNLHPHQLSFSERQRLIRSRVGPEEGATSGEEGVGASGPWERENRTVTEGDRQRLEGERERSKEREGAPPKEEEEEEEDQEEGQKENAPFKPFTVPDGWCVRLKWLLSWPVSFLLYFSIPDCNLPRWQRWYLLTFLSSTLWIALFSYLMVWMVTILSYTLGIPDVLMGITFLAAGTSVPDCMASLIVARQGLGDMAVSNSIGSNIFDVLLGLGFPWALRTLIVSYGSVVTINSKGLVYSVILLLASVTLTVLCVHLNRWRLDRRLGLCLMLLYAIFLLCSIGFERL